The DNA sequence ATTTGTACTAAAACCTCGCCTTCTTCCAGTGTTGGTTTTTCTACTTCTTTAATCTCCAACTCCTTTTTAAATTCATTTACGACTGCTGCTTTCATTCATTTCATCCCCTTTCAAATATTTTCGCCTTTTATATTGCAAAAAGCGTACCAATTGTGAAAACGCTTAATTAATAGAAAATTTAGAAAATAAAATATCGTTTTAGCCAAAATTTCGGCAAAAATGGACAAAAAAATGGCTGTTAGCTTTATAATCTAAGTGATGAGATGAATTGATAGAGATCCTTGTAATCGATAGGTGGATAAAGAGGTGAAATGCTTTGTGGACGATTGGAGTTGACTTAGGAGGAACGAATCTTCGTGTCGGAGTGATCAATGAAGCTGGACAGATAGTAATAGAAAAATCTTGTTCAACAAATGCGGAAAAAGGGCCCAATTATGTCCTAAACCAAATGATTCAGTTCATCGAAGAAGTCAAAAAGGGAATGGACATTCATGCCATTGGCATCGGTTCACCTGGTCCTTTAAATCCATTTGAAGGCATTATATTAGAGCCGCCAAATCTTCCAGGCTGGCGAAATATTCCCTTAGTCGAGCGAGTTAAAAAGGCTACGAATCTTCCTGTCGTACTAGATAATGATGCAAATGCAGCAGCATTAGCGGAAGCAACGGTTGGAGCAGGAAAGGATGTGAATAGTGTCTTTTACATTACAGTAAGTACCGGAATTGGCGGCGGATATGTTTTAAACAAAAAAATTGTCCAAGGGGCACAAGGAAATTGCGGGGAAATCGGAAACATGATCGTCGACCCAGCAGGTGAAGGAGCACCCGGTCTCAACAAGGGAGCGCTAGAAGCATTAGCAAGTGGAACCGCAATCGGAAGAGAGGGAGCCCGGCTTTTAGGAATAAAAGGAGGCGCCAAAGAAGTATTTCAGCTAGCTTATGAAGGGAACGAAACAGCAAAACAAATCATTGACCGTGCTGTTCATTATTTAGCAATTGGAATTGCTAATATCGTGCATACGGTCAATCCCGAAATGATTATTTTAGGCGGAGGGGTCATGAAATCTGGGGATGTCATCCTTGAACCGCTAAAAGACAAGGTAAAGGATTTCGTCTATCCAAGTTTACGAGATTCCATTCAAATAAAGCGTGCAGCCCTTGATCAAAAAGCGGGATTAATAGGGGCAGGGCTGCTAGCGCAAAAATAAAAAGGATTGTTGTCTTTTTCGCACGAGAAACGCTCGGTCTTTTGATAGAATCTAGCGGCTTAGCGCAGGAATCTCTCGGTTTCGGGTGGGAATCTCTCGGTTTCGGGTGGGAATCTCTCGGTTTGCGTCGCGAATTTCTCGGTTTCGGGTGGGAATCTCTCGGTTTCGGGTGAGAATCTCTCGGTTTCGGGTGGGAATCTCTCGGTTTCGGGTGAGAATCTCTCGGTTTGCGTCGCGAATCTCTCGGTTTGCGTCGCGAATCTCTCGGTTTCGCACAAAAATCTCTCGGTTTCCATAGCCCATACACAATAGAAAAAATCCTTTTTGAGCAAATTGTTGCTCAAAAAGGATTTTCATTTGATCAATCTCACTTTCCGCTTTTTAATATTTCAACAACCCGATCTCCTACTTCAGATGTTGTAGCGG is a window from the Bacillus alveayuensis genome containing:
- a CDS encoding hypothetical protein (product_source=Hypo-rule applied; superfamily=58022), yielding MLKKDFFYCVWAMETERFLCETERFATQTERFATQTERFSPETERFPPETERFSPETERFPPETEKFATQTERFPPETERFPPETERFLR
- a CDS encoding glucokinase (product_source=KO:K00845; cath_funfam=3.30.420.40; cog=COG1940; ko=KO:K00845; pfam=PF00480; superfamily=53067; tigrfam=TIGR00744), whose protein sequence is MWTIGVDLGGTNLRVGVINEAGQIVIEKSCSTNAEKGPNYVLNQMIQFIEEVKKGMDIHAIGIGSPGPLNPFEGIILEPPNLPGWRNIPLVERVKKATNLPVVLDNDANAAALAEATVGAGKDVNSVFYITVSTGIGGGYVLNKKIVQGAQGNCGEIGNMIVDPAGEGAPGLNKGALEALASGTAIGREGARLLGIKGGAKEVFQLAYEGNETAKQIIDRAVHYLAIGIANIVHTVNPEMIILGGGVMKSGDVILEPLKDKVKDFVYPSLRDSIQIKRAALDQKAGLIGAGLLAQK